The Arcobacter roscoffensis genome segment ATTTAATAAGATCTTCATCTGATAATGAATCCATAAATTCTTTACCATTCATAAGCTTAGCAACAGATGCAATTTCACTCATTTTTGCTCTTAACTCAGTTACAAATTCTGCTTTTTTGTTTTCAAACATTTCTTGAATTTGAGCACCAAGCTTCATACCAACTAAACCTAAGTGAACTTCTAGGATCTGACCAATATTCATCCTTGAAGGTACCCCTAGTGGGTTAAGAATTACATCAACAGTAGATCCATCTTTCATATAAGGCATATCAACTTGAGGAACGATATTAGAAACAATACCTTTATTACCGTGTCTTCCGGCCATTTTATCCCCAACCTTGATTTTTCTCTTAGTTGCAATATAAACTTTAACTTGTTTAATTACACCTGAAGGTAAAATATCATCATGCTCTAATACTTGAAGTTTTTCTTCATGTTCATCTCTTAATTGAGCTTTTTGCTTAATAAAGTAATCTTTAATTTCATTGTATTTCTTCTCAACTTCATTTGAATAAGAAGCAACAACTTTTTTCATAGCAAATCTGTTAACATTAGTTAAAATTTCAAAAGGAATTTTTTCACCTTTTTTATAAGTAACCTCTTCAACTTCAACATCTTTAGCTAATTCTGATTTAGATAATAAATCATTGATTTTTAAGATTTCTTCTCTATCTAGCATTAATAGCTTATCATGATGTTTAATATCTAATTCTGCTTTTTCTGCTTCAATCTCAGCTACTGCTCTTTCATCTTTTTCGTATCCTTTTTTAGTGAATACTTTAACGTCAACAACAGTTCCTTCCATAGAAGTAGGAGTTAATAATGATTTGTTAATAACATGCCCAGCTTTTTCTCCAAAGATAGCTCTTAAAAGTCTTTCTTCAGGAGTTGGTTTGATTTCACCTTTTGGAGTTACTTTACCAACTAAAATCATACCTGGCTTAACAAATGTACCAACTTTAACAATACCTGATCCATCTAAGTGAGAAATTGATTCTTCTTTAACACCTGGTAAGTCTCTAGTAATTTCTTCATTACCATGCTTAAGCTCTCTACATTCAACATCTTTTTCATAAATATGAACAGAAGTAAATGCATCTTCTTTAATTAATCTCTCAGAAAGAACAATCGCATCCTCATAGTTATATCCATTCCATGGCATAAAGGCAACACAAGCATTAACACCAACTGCTAACTCACCATTGTCCATAGAAGGACCATCAGCAATAACTTGTCCTTTTTCAACAATATCACCCTCTTTTATGCCAATTCTTTGACCAAATGAAGTATTATTATTTGTTCTAACATTTTTATTTACTGTATAGTGATCAATAAAGGCACCGTTTTCATCTTCACCTCTAACGTAGATATTCTTAGCATCAGCTTTTTCAATAACTCCGCCTCTATCAGCTTTAATAGCTTCCCATGCGTCTCTTGCAACTGTTTTTTCTAAACCAGTTCCAACAACAGGAGCATTAGGTTTTAATAATGGAACAGCTTGTCTCATCATATTCGATCCCATTAAGGCTCTATTGGCATCATCATGCTCTAAGAATGGAATTAAAGATGCAGCAACACCCATAACCATTTGAGAAGAAATATCAATTAAATCAACTTTACTTCTTTCAACTAATAAAATTTCTCCATCTTGTCTAGCTTCAATTAGAGGTTCAACAATTTTTCCATTTTCATCAACTTTAGTTGATCCAGGAGCAATTACTAGTCCCTCTTCTTGAGTTGCTGTATAGTACTTAATTTCATCAGTTATTTGACCATCTTTAACAGTCTTATATGGTGCTTCAATAAATCCTAAATCATTAACTTTAGAGAAAGTTGATAAAGTATTAATAAGACCAATATTTTGACCCTCTGGAGTTTCAACTGGACAAATTCTACCATAGTGAGTTGGGTGAACATCTCTTACTTCAAATCCAGCTCTTTCTTTTACTAAACCACCTTCACCAAGTGCAGAAAGTCTTCTTTTATGAGTAACTTCTGATAATGGGTTAGTTTGATCCATAAATTGAGATAACTGACCAGATGTAAAGAATTCAGTAATAGTTGATGTAATCATTTTAGAGTTAACTAAATCATGAGGCATAATATCTTCTAATGTACCTGATAAAGTAGTCATTTTATCTCTAATAGCTTTTTGCATTTTAATTAAACCAGAATGCATTTCATTTGCTAATAATTCACCAATTGCTCTAATTCTTCTGTTACCTAAGTGATCTCTATCATCAATATGACCATGACCAGATTTAACTTTTACTAAATATTGAACTGTTTTAATAACATCTTCATAAGTTAAAGTCGTTACATATTCAGGAACATTAACACCTAACTTGTGGTTCATTTTCATTCTACCAACTTTAGTTAAGTCATATCTTTCTGGATCAAAGAATAGTTTTTTAACAAATTCTTTTGCAGCTTCTTTAGTTACAGGCTCACCTGGTCTCATAACTTTATAGATTCTAATTGCTGATAAATCATTTTCATCATCAATTTCTTCTGTTTGTTTTAATAATTTTAATGATTCAGCATCAGCTTTAAATGCATTGATAATAGAATCATCAACACCTGTTGCTAAGTCATTTGCGATATCAAAATTTTCAAAACCTAAATCTAAAAGTTTTTTTAATTTAATTTCATCTAAATTAGTTAAAGCATCAAATAACACTTCGCCAGATTCAGGATCAAATATAGTAGATGCAGTTGATCTATCCATTAGTAATTCAATTGGATATTCAACTAGTTTTAAACCACCTTCTTCTAAAGCTTTTGCTTTTCTAGCAGTAAGCCTTTTACCAGCAGCTAATATTAAATTACCTTTTTCATCTTTTAAATCAAATTCAACTCTTCCTGTGAAATCTTCAGGATTAAATTCTGTTAAGAATTTATTGTTTTTGATTTTAACATTTAATATAGGATAGAAAAGTTTGATAATATCTTCTTTAGAGTAACCTAATGCTCTAAATAAAATTGTTACAGGAACTTTTCTTCTTTTATTAATTCTTACATATAATACATCTTTTGCATCATACTCAAAATATAACCACGAACCTCTATCAGGAATAATTTGACCTGTATAGATTAGTTTGTTATCAGATGTATTTGATTCTTCTTCTTTAAAGATAACACCTGGTGATCTGTGTAATTGGTTAACAACTACTCTTTCAACACCATTTACAATAAAAGAAGTTCTATCTGTCATTAATGGAATTTCTCTGATGAATAAAGATTGTTCTTTCATATCTTTAACACCAATTTTTTCACCTGTCTTCTCGTCTAAGTCCCATAAAGTTAATCTAATATTGATTTTTAAAGGAATAGAGTAAGTAAGACCTCTTACCATTGATTCTCTAACATCGTATTTAGGTTTACCTACATCAGAACCAAGATAGTCTAATGTAATCCTATTTTGTGCATCATGAATTGGGAAAATAGATTTGAATACTTTTTCTATACCAGCATCAGCTCTTTCTTCTTGTCCAATCATTAAAAATGAATCATATGAATTTTGTTGTAATTGTAGTAGATTTGGAATTTCAATTTGTTGTGGATTTTTTGCAAAATCAACTCTAAGTCTATTACCAGATTTTAAAGAGTTTAACATTGTCGGCCTTGTTATAAAATTTGGTTTAGTTTTAAGCTTTTTGTATAAAGCACAAAAGCATCCATAAAGGATAGGGTTAAAATTTGAGTAAATTCTAACCTTAGCCTTCAAAGATGCTAATCTTTACACAAGGCCGTCGCCTTGTGTAACGTGTGTAAGATAGGGAGGAGAATTATGCTAATTCTACAGTAGCTCCAGCACCTTCTAATTCAGCTTTTGCAGCTTCAGCGTCATCTTTAGAAACACCTTCTTTTACTTTAGCACCAGCTTCTTCAGCCATTGCTTTTGCTTCTTTTAATCCAAGACCAGTTAACGCTCTAATTACTTTAATTACGTTAATTTTCTTAGCTCCAGCATCTTTAATGATAACATCAAACTCAGTTTGTTCTTCAGCAGCTTCAGCAGCAGCTCCACCAGCAGCACCAGCTACAGCAACAGGCTGTGCAGATACTCCAAATTTTTCTTCGAATTCTTTTACTAATTCAGATAACTCTAATACAGATAAACCAGAGATGTATTCTAATACGTCTTCTTTAGAAATTGCCATTTCGTTATTCCTTAATTTTTTTTATTTTATTTTATATTTATTAATTGCTTAAGTTATTAAGCAGCCTCTTCTTCTTTTTTCTTTGCAAGAGCATCAAGCCCAATAGTAAAGTTCTGAACTGGAGCCATCCAAGTAGCAGCAAGCATACCAAGAAGTTCATCTCTAGATGGTAATTTAGCGAATGCCATAACCGTAGCAAGATCAGCGATCTCACCTTCAATGATACCAGATTTAATTTCGAACTTATCTTTATTAGCAGTAGCGAACTTATCAGCAACTTTACAAGCAGAAATTTGATCTTCAGACCATAAGAAAATGTTATTTCCAGTTAACTCGATATCACCAAGTTCTGCATTTTTAACAGAAACAGCAGCTAAAGTATTTTTAGCAACCTGAACTTTAACACCATTTTCTCTAGCATCGATTCTTAAACTTTCTAATTCTTTGTGTGATACACCGTTAAAATCACAAACTACGATAGCTTGAGACTCTTTGAATTCACCAGTTAAGAAATCAATTATTTCTGATTTTTGTTGTTTAGTCATTTATATATCTCCTTCCAAAACATCCAACTTCAGCAGGTTTTACAAGATACTGGAGTAGTATCTAACCGGCTATCTTCAGTTTTTAATGTAGTGCTTTGAATAACACTCAAAAATATTGATTTGATATCAACACTTTTGAATGTTTATATTAAATAAGGAAAAAATCCTTATTTAATGTCCATTAACTCACTTGTGTCCATTTTAATTGATGGAGACATTGTTAATGATACAGCTGCATTAGTAAAGTATCTACCTTTTGCAGATGCTGGTTTTGCTTTATTGATTGCACTAACAAATGCTTCAATATTTTCTTTTATAGCTTCTGTTGAGAAAGAAATCTTTCCAACTGCTGCTTGCATGTTACCTTTTTTATCAACTCTATATGATACTTGTCCACCTTTAGCATCATTAACAGCTTTTGTAACATCCATAGTTACTGTTCCAGTTTTAGGGTTAGGCATTAAACCTTTTGGTCCTAAGATTCTACCTAGTTTACCAACTAATCCCATACAATCAGGAGTTGCAATTAATACATCAAAATCAATGTTTCCAGCTTGAACAGATTCTACTAAATCATCGTTACCAACAATATCAGCACCTGCAGCTTTTGCTTCATCAACTTTAGCACCCTTAGCGAATACTGCAACTCTTACAGTTTTACCAGTACCATTAGGAAGTACAACAGCACCTCTAATCATTTGGTCAGCATGTCTTGGATCTACATTTAAGTTTAATGCAACTTCAACTGATTCATCAAATTTAGCAGATTTTAATTCTTTTAATAAGTCACAAGCTTCTGCTAAAGCATAGTTTTTTTCTTCAATTTTTTCTGATAATGATTTATATCTTTTTGAAATTTTTGCCATTTTATTCTCCGCAATATTTTATTTTGCTACCGCCTTTTTAAGTCCGGTGGTAAGACTTTTTAAAGAAACTAAAGCTTATGCTTCAGTTTCAATACCCATAGATCTAGCTGAACCTGCAACAATTTTAGCTGCTTGCTCTCTATCGTCTGTATTTAAATCAGCGATTTTCATATCAACGATTTCTAAAACTTGTTCTTTAGTTAACTTTGCAATTTTGTTTTTTAAAGGGTTATCAGAACCTTTTTTAACACCAGAAACTTTTTTAATTAAATCTGTCATTGGTGGTTGCTTAGTTACAAATGTGAAACTTTTATCTGAATAAACTGTGATTTCAACAGGAATGTTAAATCCACCTTTATCTTTTGTCTTTTCATTGAATGCTTTACAGAATTCCATGATATTGATACCTCTTTGACCTAATGCAGGTCCAACTGGTGGTGATGGGTTTGCTGCACCAGCAGGTATTTGTAATTTAAGTGTACCTTCTACTTTTTTAGCCATGCTATTCCTTTTTAAAAATTGATTATAATGTATTTAGGCATTAGGCAAGAAAACTATTAAAGAAGCTAGTTTTTTTGCCTAATGCCTAATAAATTATATTATGCTACTCTTTCTACTTGTGTATAAGAGATTTCAACGGGTGTATTTCTTCCAAATATTGAAACATTAAGTTTTAAAATTCCAGAAGCCATATCAAAGTCTTCTACTATACCATTAAAGTTAGCAAATGGACCTTCATTAATTCTTACCATTTCACCTTCATCAAAAGAAACTTTTGGTTTAGCAGCAGCTCTATTTTGAACTTTTTCTAAAATCATATTAATATCTTTATCAGATAAAGGAGTAGGTTTTTTTGATTCACCAATAAACCTTCCAACTCTAGGCATTGATTGAATTCTATGCCATAATGCAGTGTCTAAATCAATTTTAGCAAATGCATATGCAGGATAAAGTGGTCTTTCAACTATATTTTTTTTACCTTTTTTGATTTCTATTAAATCTTCTGTAGGTACTAAAACTTCAGCAATTTTACCATCATTCATCTCTTCAGATAATTGTTCTAATGCTCTTTTTACAGATAACTCACTCCCTGAGTAAGTTTGTATTGCATACCACTTTTGTGCCATATTCTATTATCCTTAATTCATTATTGATGATAAGCTTAAAGACATAACTGTGTCAATTAATGCTAAAAATAGTGAAATTACAGTTACTACAATAAATACAGATAAATATGCAGATCTAATTTGCTCTTTAATAGGAAATATAACTTTTGAAAGTTCTTCTTTTGCATTCTTGTAATAGTTTTTTAATTTGTTCACAATTGACTCCAGATTTGATGATAATAAGCTTGTAAATTCTTTTAAAAGGAGTCTAAACTTCTTTTAAAAAAATTTAAATGGCAGGCCAGGAGGGACTCGAACCCACAACCGTCGGATTTGGAATCCGGCGCTCTACCATTGGAGCTACTGACCTGTAAGTCAAGGCTTGTCTCCAAGCCTTGATATAAAGTCTTACGACTTAAGTTTTATTTCTTTGTGTAAAGTGTGTTTTTTTAATCTAGGACTATATTTCTTAGTCTCAAACTTTTCAGTATGAGTCTTAGGGTTTTTTGTCGTTGTGTAGTTAATATCACCACATTCTTGACATTTTAATCCGATTTTGATTCTAACTCCGTTTGCCATTAATCAACCTTACTCGATGATTTCAGCAACAACACCAGCACCAACAGTTCTACCACCTTCTCTAATAGCGAACTTAGTTCCCTTATCAAGAGCAATTGGAGCAACAAGTGTAACAGTCATTTCTACATTATCACCTGGCATAACCATTTCAGTACCTTCTGGTAAAGCACAAGAACCAGTTACGTCTGTTGTTCTTACATAAAATTGTGGTCTGTATCCTGAGAAGAATGGAGTGTGTCTACCACCTTCCTC includes the following:
- the rpoB gene encoding DNA-directed RNA polymerase subunit beta, which translates into the protein MLNSLKSGNRLRVDFAKNPQQIEIPNLLQLQQNSYDSFLMIGQEERADAGIEKVFKSIFPIHDAQNRITLDYLGSDVGKPKYDVRESMVRGLTYSIPLKINIRLTLWDLDEKTGEKIGVKDMKEQSLFIREIPLMTDRTSFIVNGVERVVVNQLHRSPGVIFKEEESNTSDNKLIYTGQIIPDRGSWLYFEYDAKDVLYVRINKRRKVPVTILFRALGYSKEDIIKLFYPILNVKIKNNKFLTEFNPEDFTGRVEFDLKDEKGNLILAAGKRLTARKAKALEEGGLKLVEYPIELLMDRSTASTIFDPESGEVLFDALTNLDEIKLKKLLDLGFENFDIANDLATGVDDSIINAFKADAESLKLLKQTEEIDDENDLSAIRIYKVMRPGEPVTKEAAKEFVKKLFFDPERYDLTKVGRMKMNHKLGVNVPEYVTTLTYEDVIKTVQYLVKVKSGHGHIDDRDHLGNRRIRAIGELLANEMHSGLIKMQKAIRDKMTTLSGTLEDIMPHDLVNSKMITSTITEFFTSGQLSQFMDQTNPLSEVTHKRRLSALGEGGLVKERAGFEVRDVHPTHYGRICPVETPEGQNIGLINTLSTFSKVNDLGFIEAPYKTVKDGQITDEIKYYTATQEEGLVIAPGSTKVDENGKIVEPLIEARQDGEILLVERSKVDLIDISSQMVMGVAASLIPFLEHDDANRALMGSNMMRQAVPLLKPNAPVVGTGLEKTVARDAWEAIKADRGGVIEKADAKNIYVRGEDENGAFIDHYTVNKNVRTNNNTSFGQRIGIKEGDIVEKGQVIADGPSMDNGELAVGVNACVAFMPWNGYNYEDAIVLSERLIKEDAFTSVHIYEKDVECRELKHGNEEITRDLPGVKEESISHLDGSGIVKVGTFVKPGMILVGKVTPKGEIKPTPEERLLRAIFGEKAGHVINKSLLTPTSMEGTVVDVKVFTKKGYEKDERAVAEIEAEKAELDIKHHDKLLMLDREEILKINDLLSKSELAKDVEVEEVTYKKGEKIPFEILTNVNRFAMKKVVASYSNEVEKKYNEIKDYFIKQKAQLRDEHEEKLQVLEHDDILPSGVIKQVKVYIATKRKIKVGDKMAGRHGNKGIVSNIVPQVDMPYMKDGSTVDVILNPLGVPSRMNIGQILEVHLGLVGMKLGAQIQEMFENKKAEFVTELRAKMSEIASVAKLMNGKEFMDSLSDEDLIKYGQDWTKGVRFATQVFDGVKEEEFVKLFELAKIDTDGKTRLYDGKTGTAMNERVNVGYMYMLKLHHLVDEKVHARSTGPYSLVTQQPVGGKALFGGQRFGEMEVWALEAYGATNVLKEMLTTKSDDVEGRTRAYRAIANGENVPSSGVPETFFVLTKELKALGLDVEIFDEVENDEQ
- the rplL gene encoding 50S ribosomal protein L7/L12: MAISKEDVLEYISGLSVLELSELVKEFEEKFGVSAQPVAVAGAAGGAAAEAAEEQTEFDVIIKDAGAKKINVIKVIRALTGLGLKEAKAMAEEAGAKVKEGVSKDDAEAAKAELEGAGATVELA
- the rplJ gene encoding 50S ribosomal protein L10, translated to MTKQQKSEIIDFLTGEFKESQAIVVCDFNGVSHKELESLRIDARENGVKVQVAKNTLAAVSVKNAELGDIELTGNNIFLWSEDQISACKVADKFATANKDKFEIKSGIIEGEIADLATVMAFAKLPSRDELLGMLAATWMAPVQNFTIGLDALAKKKEEEAA
- the rplA gene encoding 50S ribosomal protein L1: MAKISKRYKSLSEKIEEKNYALAEACDLLKELKSAKFDESVEVALNLNVDPRHADQMIRGAVVLPNGTGKTVRVAVFAKGAKVDEAKAAGADIVGNDDLVESVQAGNIDFDVLIATPDCMGLVGKLGRILGPKGLMPNPKTGTVTMDVTKAVNDAKGGQVSYRVDKKGNMQAAVGKISFSTEAIKENIEAFVSAINKAKPASAKGRYFTNAAVSLTMSPSIKMDTSELMDIK
- the rplK gene encoding 50S ribosomal protein L11, producing the protein MAKKVEGTLKLQIPAGAANPSPPVGPALGQRGINIMEFCKAFNEKTKDKGGFNIPVEITVYSDKSFTFVTKQPPMTDLIKKVSGVKKGSDNPLKNKIAKLTKEQVLEIVDMKIADLNTDDREQAAKIVAGSARSMGIETEA
- the nusG gene encoding transcription termination/antitermination protein NusG; translated protein: MAQKWYAIQTYSGSELSVKRALEQLSEEMNDGKIAEVLVPTEDLIEIKKGKKNIVERPLYPAYAFAKIDLDTALWHRIQSMPRVGRFIGESKKPTPLSDKDINMILEKVQNRAAAKPKVSFDEGEMVRINEGPFANFNGIVEDFDMASGILKLNVSIFGRNTPVEISYTQVERVA
- the secE gene encoding preprotein translocase subunit SecE, with product MNKLKNYYKNAKEELSKVIFPIKEQIRSAYLSVFIVVTVISLFLALIDTVMSLSLSSIMN
- the rpmG gene encoding 50S ribosomal protein L33 is translated as MANGVRIKIGLKCQECGDINYTTTKNPKTHTEKFETKKYSPRLKKHTLHKEIKLKS